From Candidatus Binatia bacterium:
ACGGGTCGTGGCGCCCACGACGAACAGAACGCCCAGCACGACGATGATTCCGATCACGGCGCCGATCTGCTTCAGCGTCCCGACCACCTGCTGCGCCCGGAGCACCCATTCGCCGGCATAGCGCACGTCCTCGACGTGGGCGACCGTCTCGGCCTCGCGCGCGATGGCGCGCACCCCCTCGGCGCTCCGGAAGCCGGACGCGGGGCGGATCACGATCGAGGCGGGGAGCGGGTTCGAGCCCACCGCCTGGATCAGCGCCTCGTCGGCCACGTCCTGGCGGAAGGCGGCCCACGCCTCGTCCTTGCTGATGTAGCGGAGGCTCCCCACGCCGGGGATGGCCTGCAGCGAGGCCTGGACCTGCGCGAGGTCGGAGGTCGAGAGCCCCTCGTTCAGGAAGACCGAGACCTCCTCGCGCGATTCGAGCTGATCGGTGTAGACCGCCACGCTCTGGATGATCATGAGGAAGAACAGGAAGATGAGGAGGATCGAGGCCATCGAGAGAATGCTCGTGAGGAGCAGCGTGCGATGCTGCGCGATCCCCCGCCACAGCTCCCGGCTGACGTAGCGCGCACGGTTGATCATCGGGGGAGCACCTCCGCGGTGGCGGACGGATCGCCTTCCGGGGCGTCCGACCGGAGGATGCCGCGTTCCAGGCGGATCACGCGTCCGGGATGGCGCCGGATCCAGTCCTCGGCATGCGTTGCGACCAGGACGAGGGCGCCGCGCGCGTTGATCTCCCGCAACAGGCCGAAGATTTGCGCGGCCGCGGCCGGATCGAGGTTCCCGGTCGGCTCGTCGGCGATCAGGATGCGCGGATGACGCGCCATCGCCCGCGCGAGCGCGACCCGCTGCTTCTCGCCCGCGGAGAGATCGCTCGGATAGAGCGACTCCTTGCCGCGGATTCCCATCTGGTCGAGCAAAGGGTTCACGCGATCGCGGATTTCCGAGCGGTCCCAGATGCCGGAGATCTGGCAGGCGAGCGCGATGTTCTCGTAGACGGTCCGGTCTTGAAGGAGGCGGAACTCCTGGCCGAGCACGCCGACCAGGCGGCGCATCTTGCGGCTGGAGACCCTCCCGCCGCGGCCGGGCACCTCGCCCGGATCCACGTGAACGCGGCCGCTGGAGGGCTTCTCGGCCATGGCGAGGATGCGGAGCAGGGTCGACTTGCCGGCGCCGCTCGGCCCCAGGACGAAGATCCACTCCCCCGGCTCGAACGAGAGGGTCACGTCGCTCAGGCCGATCCGGTCCCCGAAGGTCTTGGAGACGTGGTCCAGACGGATCAGGGCCATGTCCACTCCAGCCGCTTCCGACCGGCGCGCGTCGCGAGGTCGGCCCCGACCCGAACCGCGGTCGCGAGCCCCGAGGGATCGGGCGCCCTGGCGCCGCCGCGCCAGGCGCGGTCGAACGCGGTGCCGTGGTCCACGCTGCTGCGAACGAAGGGAAGCCCCAGCGTCACGTTCGCCGCACCGCCGATCCCGTCGCTCTTGGCCGCGATCAGGCCCTGATCGTGGTACATGGCCACGACCACGCCCACGTCCTCGCGGCCGGCATGCTGCCCGAAGAAGGTGTCCGCCGGGAAGGGGCCCTCGGCGTCGATGCCGCTCGCGCGCGCCGCGGCGATCGCGGGGCGGATGACGCGCTCCTCCTCGTCGCCGAAGAGTCCGCTCTCCCCCGCGTGCGGGTTGAGCCCGAGCACCGAGACGGAGCGCTTCCGGCCCCAGCGGAAATTTCGAAGTGCCGCGGCGGCGAACTCGATCGTGCGCCGGAGCGGCTCGACGGCGATCGCGTCGGGCACGGCGCGGAGTGGAAGGTGCACGGTCGCGAGCAGGATCCGAAAGGCGCGCGTGACGAAGAGCATCCTGGTCTCGGGGACGCCGGCCAGGGCGCCGAGAAACTCGGTGTGCCCGGGATAGGGATAGCCCGCGGCCTTGAGCGCGATCTTGGAGATCGGCGCGGTCACGACGCCGTCGCCCCGCCCGGCCAGGACGAGCCCCGCCGCGATCTCAATGGCGCGCGCGGCGGCGCGGCCCGAGGCGGCCGAGGGCACCCGCGGCTCGACCGCGGCCAATCCCTCCGCGCTCGATTCGATCAGGGGGATTCCGGCGCCCTCGTCGGCGGGATCGAAGCGCTCGGCGGAGACGGGACGGAAGCGGAGCCGGGCGCCCGATTTCCGGGCGGCACGCTCGAGCACGTCGGGATCGCCCACCACGGCGAGGCGGGCGACCTTGCGGAGAGCGGGCTGCGCGACGGAGCGCACGACGATCTCCGGACCGATCCCCGCCGGATCGCCCATCGTCACGAGCAGGCTGGGTCGTCGCGCCGACACCTCCCTGTGCCCCCCTCCCGCCGAGAAGCGGCGGTTATTCCTTCAGCTCGACGTTGACGTTCTTCTTGATCCGATCGTACCAGCGCCGGTACGCCTCTTCGAGCTTCCGATTCATCACGACCTTCTTCAGGTCGTCCTTGATGTCCTCGTACTTGTACTCCGTCTCGGGACTGCGGCCCAGCACTTTGAAGATGTGGTAGCCGGCGTCGCGCTTGAACGGGGTCGAGATCTCCCCCTGGCGCATCGAGGACAGCACCTCGCGCATGTTGGGGGGCAGGCTGGGCACGGGAATCTCGCCCAGATAGCCGGAGGAGTCCTTGGTGGCGACGTCGGCCGAGTACTTGCGCGCCAGCGTCGCGAAATCGGCGCCGTGGGCCAGGGAGTCGCGGAGCGCGAGCGCGCGCGTGCGGGCCCGCTCCTCGTCGGC
This genomic window contains:
- a CDS encoding permease-like cell division protein FtsX; this translates as MINRARYVSRELWRGIAQHRTLLLTSILSMASILLIFLFFLMIIQSVAVYTDQLESREEVSVFLNEGLSTSDLAQVQASLQAIPGVGSLRYISKDEAWAAFRQDVADEALIQAVGSNPLPASIVIRPASGFRSAEGVRAIAREAETVAHVEDVRYAGEWVLRAQQVVGTLKQIGAVIGIIVVLGVLFVVGATTRLSVQARLDSIHLVRSLGGGFLFNEAPYLLEGFVLASIASLLTVLVARFLNDSLAEGLFRLQFLPTSTLALFVGVSGLLGLLGSWIAVVTLPRKWLL
- a CDS encoding ATP-binding cassette domain-containing protein, whose product is MALIRLDHVSKTFGDRIGLSDVTLSFEPGEWIFVLGPSGAGKSTLLRILAMAEKPSSGRVHVDPGEVPGRGGRVSSRKMRRLVGVLGQEFRLLQDRTVYENIALACQISGIWDRSEIRDRVNPLLDQMGIRGKESLYPSDLSAGEKQRVALARAMARHPRILIADEPTGNLDPAAAAQIFGLLREINARGALVLVATHAEDWIRRHPGRVIRLERGILRSDAPEGDPSATAEVLPR
- the pdxA gene encoding 4-hydroxythreonine-4-phosphate dehydrogenase PdxA, whose product is MSARRPSLLVTMGDPAGIGPEIVVRSVAQPALRKVARLAVVGDPDVLERAARKSGARLRFRPVSAERFDPADEGAGIPLIESSAEGLAAVEPRVPSAASGRAAARAIEIAAGLVLAGRGDGVVTAPISKIALKAAGYPYPGHTEFLGALAGVPETRMLFVTRAFRILLATVHLPLRAVPDAIAVEPLRRTIEFAAAALRNFRWGRKRSVSVLGLNPHAGESGLFGDEEERVIRPAIAAARASGIDAEGPFPADTFFGQHAGREDVGVVVAMYHDQGLIAAKSDGIGGAANVTLGLPFVRSSVDHGTAFDRAWRGGARAPDPSGLATAVRVGADLATRAGRKRLEWTWP